One region of Paenibacillus polymyxa M1 genomic DNA includes:
- a CDS encoding MarR family winged helix-turn-helix transcriptional regulator, whose translation MLKNNAAALVGTIRDSINKLIVSELESYGVEGIVPTHGGILMFLYQTDGLSIKELTQKIARQQPTVTVLIDKLVKLGYVERKKEREDSRVTLIYLTEKGKELEPIFEAISNKLKETIYGGLKDEEKKQLEYLLEHIKNRF comes from the coding sequence ATGTTAAAAAATAATGCAGCTGCACTTGTAGGAACCATTAGGGACTCGATCAATAAATTAATTGTATCTGAGCTCGAATCCTATGGAGTTGAAGGAATCGTACCTACCCATGGTGGAATACTGATGTTCCTGTATCAAACGGATGGACTTTCGATTAAGGAATTGACGCAAAAAATTGCTCGTCAACAGCCCACAGTCACTGTTTTAATCGACAAGCTAGTAAAATTGGGGTATGTGGAAAGGAAAAAAGAAAGGGAGGATAGCCGAGTTACTCTGATCTATCTTACCGAAAAGGGGAAAGAGCTGGAGCCTATATTTGAGGCGATCTCTAATAAATTAAAAGAAACTATTTATGGTGGTCTCAAAGACGAGGAAAAAAAACAACTGGAATATCTGTTGGAGCATATAAAAAACAGGTTTTAA
- a CDS encoding GNAT family N-acetyltransferase gives MHTYTSLPQVTRHTAWGPNTEEDTKAYIEQVLVSQLEKPRQDYELAVCLKETGILIGGVGIHVKDTNAEMGYILNPDYQGKGYATEAARALLGFGFSTLDVHRIYATCRPENKASEKVMQQIGMQREGIMREHWYYKGEFHDSYLYSILAEEYYRT, from the coding sequence ATACATACCTACACGTCATTGCCTCAAGTTACTAGGCACACAGCATGGGGACCCAATACAGAAGAAGATACAAAGGCGTATATAGAACAAGTTCTAGTCTCACAGCTGGAAAAGCCACGACAAGACTACGAACTAGCCGTATGTCTGAAAGAAACTGGAATTCTGATCGGCGGTGTTGGTATTCATGTCAAAGATACTAATGCAGAAATGGGTTATATTTTAAACCCAGATTATCAAGGTAAGGGTTATGCAACAGAAGCGGCACGAGCCCTGCTAGGATTTGGATTTAGCACACTTGATGTCCATCGTATTTATGCAACATGTCGTCCAGAAAATAAAGCTTCTGAGAAGGTTATGCAACAGATCGGAATGCAACGTGAAGGTATAATGCGAGAACATTGGTACTACAAAGGCGAGTTTCATGATTCATATTTGTACTCTATTCTTGCTGAGGAATATTACAGGACATAA
- a CDS encoding MazG-like family protein, with product MEQLLKKIQYLSTHEKKTLEQMVLKLSEEVGETSQAMLSYMNANGSEYKQLNISDVKEECADVILVALSLFYKLSNNEGELQEFLSKKVDKWESVMT from the coding sequence ATGGAGCAGCTTTTAAAGAAAATCCAATACTTGAGCACCCACGAAAAGAAGACATTAGAGCAGATGGTTCTTAAACTATCCGAAGAAGTAGGAGAAACCTCTCAAGCCATGCTGTCTTATATGAATGCAAACGGAAGCGAATATAAGCAATTGAATATTTCCGATGTCAAAGAGGAATGTGCAGACGTGATTCTGGTTGCCCTTTCTTTATTTTATAAGCTAAGCAACAACGAGGGGGAGCTTCAGGAGTTCTTAAGTAAAAAAGTGGACAAATGGGAATCTGTAATGACTTAG
- a CDS encoding beta-galactosidase yields the protein MISSKLPKVFYGGDYNPEQWDEATHQEDLRMFRQAGIDIATLNVFSWAKIQSDEITYHFEWLDQLIDNLYESDIFVCLATSTAAHPAWMATRYPDILRVDADGRKRKFGGRHNSCPNSPTYRKYAEQMADRLAERYKDHPAILVWHVSNEYGGDCYCDNCAAAFRVWLKQKYESLEELNRVWNTSFWGHTFYDWDEIVPPNNLSEHWGENHSTFQGISLDYARFNSDSMLDCYLLEYNAIKKHIPDAVVTTNLMGFFKQLDYFKWAKHMDIVSWDSYPGANTPISYTAMAHDLMRGLKDGQPFMLMEQTPSQQNWQAYNSLKRPGVMRLWSYQAVAHGADTVMFFQLRRSIGACEKFHGAVIEHAGHENTRVFREVAQLGNELGALGNTLLDATVHAKVAILFDWDNWWALEKSSGPSVALKYLDQVHKYYATLFRRNVQVDLISVDTDFQKYDLIIAPVLYMVKPSTAEKLEQFTERGGTFLTTFFSGIVNENDLVTTGGYPGKLRNLLGIWVEEIDALLPESHNRIILKEKVGVLEGEYKCGLLCDLLHSEGAEVLAEYGDDFYQGMPVLTRNRFGQGEAWYVATDPEEPFLDGLLGYICEQKGISSLLRAPAGIEATMRSKDGKSYLFVLNHNAQTQQYHLDDQKGKELISGKFLEGDICIEGYGFQVLELS from the coding sequence ATGATAAGCAGCAAACTTCCTAAAGTATTTTACGGTGGGGATTACAATCCTGAGCAATGGGATGAGGCCACGCATCAGGAGGATTTACGGATGTTCAGACAGGCAGGAATTGATATCGCCACACTCAACGTTTTCTCATGGGCTAAAATTCAGTCTGACGAAATCACATATCATTTTGAGTGGCTGGATCAGTTGATTGATAATCTTTATGAAAGCGATATCTTCGTTTGTCTAGCTACTAGTACGGCAGCGCATCCTGCTTGGATGGCTACCCGTTATCCCGACATTCTTCGGGTCGATGCTGACGGGCGTAAGCGAAAATTCGGAGGACGACATAACTCTTGTCCGAACAGTCCAACCTATCGAAAATACGCAGAGCAGATGGCTGACCGACTTGCAGAGCGATACAAAGACCATCCCGCAATCCTCGTGTGGCACGTATCCAATGAGTATGGCGGGGATTGCTATTGTGACAATTGTGCCGCAGCGTTCCGGGTATGGCTCAAACAAAAATACGAATCACTAGAAGAGCTAAACCGGGTGTGGAATACTTCCTTCTGGGGTCACACCTTCTATGATTGGGATGAAATTGTACCTCCAAATAATCTGAGTGAGCATTGGGGAGAAAATCACTCCACATTTCAGGGCATATCCCTTGATTATGCGCGCTTCAATTCAGACAGTATGCTGGATTGCTACCTGCTGGAATATAACGCGATTAAAAAACATATTCCCGATGCCGTGGTAACAACCAATCTGATGGGCTTTTTTAAGCAACTGGATTATTTTAAGTGGGCTAAGCACATGGATATAGTATCTTGGGACAGCTATCCCGGGGCTAATACCCCGATAAGCTATACGGCGATGGCGCACGACCTGATGCGCGGCTTGAAGGATGGGCAGCCCTTTATGCTGATGGAGCAAACACCGAGCCAACAGAATTGGCAGGCGTATAATTCACTTAAACGACCTGGCGTTATGCGTTTATGGAGTTATCAGGCTGTAGCACATGGCGCGGATACGGTCATGTTTTTCCAGCTTCGCCGCTCGATCGGTGCTTGCGAGAAATTCCACGGGGCCGTAATTGAGCATGCCGGGCATGAGAACACACGTGTATTTCGCGAGGTGGCACAGCTTGGCAATGAGCTCGGCGCTTTAGGCAACACGCTGCTTGACGCGACTGTTCATGCCAAAGTAGCTATTTTGTTTGATTGGGACAATTGGTGGGCTTTGGAAAAGTCAAGCGGCCCTTCTGTCGCCTTGAAATACTTGGATCAGGTGCATAAGTATTATGCTACCCTCTTCCGGCGTAACGTACAGGTAGACCTGATTTCTGTGGACACAGATTTCCAAAAATATGATCTCATTATCGCGCCTGTACTCTACATGGTCAAGCCGAGTACTGCTGAGAAACTGGAACAATTCACAGAGCGTGGCGGCACCTTCTTAACGACCTTTTTCAGTGGCATTGTAAATGAAAACGATCTGGTTACAACCGGAGGATATCCTGGTAAACTGCGTAATTTACTCGGGATCTGGGTGGAGGAAATTGATGCGCTTCTGCCTGAATCACACAACCGCATTATATTGAAAGAAAAAGTGGGCGTATTAGAAGGTGAATATAAGTGTGGGTTGCTCTGCGACTTGCTGCATAGCGAAGGAGCCGAGGTTCTGGCGGAATACGGCGATGATTTCTATCAGGGCATGCCAGTACTGACACGCAATCGCTTTGGTCAAGGTGAAGCGTGGTATGTCGCTACTGACCCTGAGGAACCTTTCCTTGATGGTCTGCTGGGCTACATTTGTGAGCAAAAAGGGATTTCATCCCTGCTGCGTGCTCCTGCGGGCATAGAAGCCACTATGCGGTCCAAAGATGGAAAGTCGTATCTATTTGTTCTGAACCATAATGCCCAGACACAGCAATATCATCTGGATGACCAAAAAGGAAAAGAGCTGATCAGCGGAAAATTCCTGGAAGGAGATATTTGTATTGAAGGCTATGGCTTTCAAGTGCTGGAGCTATCCTAA
- a CDS encoding BclA C-terminal domain-containing protein — MGRPELNRKKGRKKDVFVRAWFDKLEKKFEEMPPKKRGRSKRKSFGKDIIVKKQVVHVNINHDAEGDSRTTGDLAQFGYIYNVRPQLVSIEGEVIFDTNGILTPGIAHLPGTTQIAVADAGKYEVHFSVSGIEPNQFAIFINGVLAEGTVYGSGAGTQQNTGQAVLALACGDVLTLRNHSSTAAVTLQTQAGGTQASVNASVLIRKLG; from the coding sequence TTGGGTCGTCCTGAATTGAACCGAAAAAAAGGCCGTAAAAAAGACGTTTTTGTCCGTGCCTGGTTTGATAAGCTAGAAAAAAAGTTTGAGGAAATGCCCCCCAAAAAAAGAGGCCGCTCAAAACGGAAATCGTTTGGTAAAGACATCATTGTCAAAAAGCAAGTTGTACATGTGAATATTAATCATGATGCTGAAGGGGATTCCAGAACCACAGGTGATTTAGCGCAGTTCGGTTACATTTATAATGTGAGGCCCCAACTCGTTTCGATTGAAGGGGAGGTCATTTTCGATACGAACGGCATACTTACACCTGGGATTGCTCACCTTCCAGGGACTACACAAATTGCTGTAGCCGATGCAGGGAAGTATGAAGTCCACTTTTCGGTGTCGGGTATAGAACCTAACCAATTCGCCATCTTTATTAATGGCGTACTGGCTGAGGGAACCGTGTACGGCTCAGGAGCCGGGACACAGCAGAACACCGGGCAAGCCGTCCTTGCTTTGGCATGCGGTGATGTCCTTACTCTGCGTAACCATAGCTCTACTGCTGCTGTTACCCTGCAAACACAGGCCGGAGGAACTCAAGCCAGCGTAAATGCCTCTGTCCTCATTAGAAAATTGGGATAG
- a CDS encoding AraC family transcriptional regulator: protein MILTPHHLRFFLTTREHSLPLFIESIGFNSRQEDVSRPEGYPCFHWIQTVSGEGMFTYKGGTFRLGEQSGVLLLPGEAHAYRRATKVWRTLYITFDGPIAAAVLTALELKHTRGYHWDPDSELHSFGENMLHSMVSERDLSGLDASANMYRFLTLLRKHGQHSSMPSLSHNVERLTPVLTFMEQNYASPDVGLRDMAVMMNVSARHLNTLFKQAFGVTSYAYLIVIRLRKAKEMMTEYPQLTVKEISERVGFRDVSHFVATFRRAEGITPERFKILYT, encoded by the coding sequence ATGATTTTGACTCCCCATCATTTGCGATTTTTCCTGACTACTCGTGAGCACTCTTTACCCCTTTTTATTGAAAGTATCGGATTTAATAGCAGACAGGAGGATGTTTCCCGTCCAGAGGGCTATCCTTGCTTTCACTGGATTCAGACGGTGTCAGGTGAGGGGATGTTTACATATAAAGGGGGAACCTTCCGTTTGGGTGAGCAGTCCGGGGTTCTGCTACTGCCTGGTGAAGCCCATGCATACAGACGGGCGACCAAGGTATGGCGAACGTTATACATTACATTTGACGGACCCATCGCCGCGGCTGTATTGACTGCACTCGAATTGAAGCATACGCGAGGGTACCATTGGGACCCGGATAGCGAGCTGCACAGCTTTGGGGAAAACATGCTACACTCCATGGTTAGTGAACGTGATTTGTCTGGATTAGATGCTTCGGCCAATATGTACCGTTTTCTGACTCTGCTGCGTAAACATGGACAACATAGCTCGATGCCTTCCTTATCTCACAATGTGGAACGTTTAACCCCTGTACTGACCTTTATGGAGCAAAATTATGCCAGCCCAGATGTGGGTTTAAGGGATATGGCCGTTATGATGAATGTCAGCGCTCGTCATTTAAATACATTGTTTAAGCAAGCGTTCGGTGTGACTTCGTATGCTTATCTGATTGTAATTCGGTTGCGGAAGGCTAAGGAGATGATGACAGAGTATCCGCAATTAACGGTAAAGGAGATTTCTGAGCGCGTAGGCTTCCGGGATGTCAGTCATTTTGTGGCAACTTTCCGCCGGGCGGAAGGAATTACGCCGGAAAGGTTCAAAATACTGTATACATAA
- a CDS encoding iron-containing alcohol dehydrogenase, with product MSAHVFFVPSINLMGKGCLHEVGPYIKELHLHKALVVTDKFLMKSGIAGKVTSLLDDIGLDYAVYDEVKPNPTCKNVHDGVQFLQENGCDFLISIGGGSPQDTAKGIGIIATNGGHITEYEGVHQSKHKSLPIVAINTTAGTSAEITINYVITDEERKVKMVMVDKNSVATISVNDPELMVDKPAALTAATGLDALTHAIEALVTPGSYPVTNATALAAVELIFNNLARTVSNGHDIEAREQMVFAIFLGGLAFNNAGLGYVHAMAHQLGGVYDLSHGVCNAMLLPIVEEENAKHVPEKFRAIAKVIGFEDKGKTDKECADYVIQRIKDLSKEVGIPAKLSELGVNEVDLDLLAENSMKDACAPGNPFIPSKEQVIEMFKKIL from the coding sequence ATGAGCGCACATGTATTTTTTGTACCATCTATCAATCTGATGGGAAAAGGCTGTTTGCATGAAGTTGGACCCTATATAAAAGAACTACATTTACACAAAGCACTGGTCGTGACGGATAAGTTTCTGATGAAGAGTGGAATTGCCGGCAAGGTCACATCCTTGCTGGATGATATAGGCTTGGACTATGCGGTATATGATGAGGTCAAGCCCAACCCGACCTGTAAAAATGTACATGATGGTGTCCAATTTCTACAAGAAAACGGCTGTGACTTCTTAATTTCCATTGGCGGAGGATCCCCACAGGATACGGCCAAGGGAATCGGCATTATTGCTACCAACGGGGGACATATAACTGAGTATGAGGGCGTTCATCAATCCAAGCATAAATCGCTGCCAATTGTCGCTATTAATACAACGGCAGGAACATCCGCAGAAATTACAATCAATTATGTCATTACGGACGAAGAGCGCAAAGTCAAAATGGTTATGGTTGACAAGAATAGCGTAGCTACGATTTCAGTCAACGATCCTGAACTGATGGTAGACAAACCCGCCGCATTAACGGCAGCTACCGGACTAGATGCTTTGACCCATGCCATTGAAGCTTTGGTTACTCCGGGTTCCTACCCTGTTACAAATGCGACCGCGTTGGCAGCAGTAGAACTTATTTTTAACAATTTGGCCCGCACGGTGAGCAATGGTCATGATATAGAAGCACGTGAACAAATGGTTTTCGCTATTTTCTTGGGAGGACTTGCATTTAATAATGCCGGCTTGGGTTACGTCCATGCTATGGCCCATCAGCTAGGCGGCGTATACGATTTGTCTCATGGGGTTTGCAATGCCATGCTGCTGCCGATTGTGGAGGAGGAGAATGCCAAGCATGTACCAGAGAAGTTTCGTGCCATTGCTAAGGTGATCGGTTTTGAAGATAAGGGAAAAACGGATAAAGAATGCGCAGACTATGTAATTCAAAGAATCAAAGACCTGTCGAAGGAAGTAGGGATTCCTGCCAAACTTTCTGAACTAGGTGTAAATGAGGTGGATTTAGACTTGCTTGCCGAAAACTCCATGAAGGATGCTTGCGCTCCGGGCAATCCGTTCATACCTAGCAAAGAACAAGTTATCGAAATGTTTAAGAAAATTCTATAA
- a CDS encoding DegV family protein has product MRYKIIADSCCDLTTELKEKMQVTTIPLNMTLGEKCFIDDDTLDLPQFMEEMKACTTKIGSASPSPMLYKEAFQGAHTSFAITLSSNLSSSYSSALVAKDMAEEEGADVHVFDSKSASAGQLLLALKLRKLIDEGYHKSEIISSLESFISKMKTYFVLENLDNLVKNGRMNKITGKILSFLHIRPILGSDGDGNIALFTQARGQNQIIEKLADTIEKSGRSTEGESIVITHCNNPGLAQKLMNTLKNRYQFKDIHIVPTRGISSMYANDKGIIIAF; this is encoded by the coding sequence GTGAGATATAAAATCATAGCAGATAGTTGCTGCGACTTAACGACAGAGCTTAAAGAAAAGATGCAAGTAACTACGATTCCATTAAACATGACATTGGGTGAAAAATGCTTCATAGATGATGATACATTGGACTTGCCTCAGTTTATGGAAGAAATGAAAGCCTGTACAACCAAGATTGGTTCCGCTTCACCGTCACCTATGCTATATAAGGAAGCCTTTCAAGGCGCGCATACTTCTTTTGCCATTACATTATCCAGCAACCTGTCCAGCTCGTATTCCAGTGCATTGGTCGCAAAGGATATGGCGGAAGAAGAAGGGGCAGATGTTCATGTATTCGATTCGAAAAGCGCATCGGCTGGACAACTCTTGTTAGCTCTAAAATTACGCAAGCTGATTGACGAAGGATATCATAAAAGCGAGATTATCTCTTCTTTGGAGAGCTTTATCAGCAAAATGAAAACCTATTTTGTGTTAGAGAATTTGGATAATTTGGTCAAGAACGGACGAATGAATAAAATTACTGGAAAGATACTTTCATTTTTGCATATCAGGCCTATTTTAGGTTCAGACGGTGACGGAAACATCGCATTATTTACTCAAGCCCGTGGTCAGAATCAAATCATTGAAAAGTTGGCAGATACCATTGAAAAAAGTGGTCGGAGTACCGAAGGAGAAAGCATCGTTATTACTCATTGCAATAATCCCGGACTGGCACAAAAGTTAATGAATACCTTGAAGAACCGCTATCAATTTAAAGATATTCATATTGTGCCCACCAGGGGAATTAGTTCAATGTATGCCAATGACAAAGGGATCATTATCGCCTTTTAA
- a CDS encoding stalk domain-containing protein, giving the protein MRINKKVWLALLAVPLLQATPSYAKPAPLTPVTTVYVDDRPLELTAQPLLLDGTTLVPMRQLFEAQGAVLSWNGSSKTVTATKNDTTLTYRIGEVTSTLNGKTLSLNVPGQIVEGNTMIPLRFVSEALGSTVKWDGLTRTIRIASTDDFFTTVLYGVNLRSKPDSSETSPSLRLIPTGEKVHVIREVNALWLEVRTKNNLTGYISAKPKYSDYTSTSLAERQGDELIAYGQKYLGTPYEFGAATGQTSTFDCSSFVGEVFRHTLSVDLPRVSYDQAKEGQEIGLNELRKGDLLFFSARGLEIGHVAIYAGNNKLLHTFSKERGVHFDTFDGKWKKRFVTARRVF; this is encoded by the coding sequence ATGAGAATCAACAAGAAAGTATGGCTGGCTCTGCTGGCAGTACCACTGCTTCAAGCAACCCCATCTTACGCCAAGCCGGCACCGCTAACTCCAGTAACAACCGTTTATGTGGATGACCGCCCGCTTGAGCTTACTGCTCAACCGCTACTGCTAGACGGGACAACGCTCGTTCCCATGCGGCAGTTGTTTGAAGCGCAAGGAGCTGTGCTTTCCTGGAATGGATCCAGCAAAACCGTAACAGCAACCAAAAACGACACGACGCTGACCTATCGCATTGGAGAAGTCACCTCCACCCTCAACGGCAAAACGCTATCCCTGAACGTTCCCGGACAGATTGTTGAGGGCAACACAATGATTCCACTGCGTTTTGTGAGTGAAGCACTTGGGAGCACAGTGAAGTGGGACGGCCTAACCCGTACGATTCGGATTGCCTCCACTGATGATTTTTTCACAACGGTTCTTTATGGAGTCAACCTGCGTAGCAAACCGGATTCATCAGAAACTTCCCCTTCCCTGCGGCTTATTCCAACCGGTGAAAAGGTTCATGTCATCCGCGAGGTCAATGCCCTCTGGCTGGAAGTACGCACTAAAAACAACCTGACCGGGTACATATCGGCAAAACCAAAATACAGTGACTATACCAGCACTTCCCTAGCAGAACGGCAGGGAGATGAACTGATCGCCTACGGGCAGAAATACCTTGGCACCCCTTATGAATTCGGCGCTGCAACCGGACAAACATCGACCTTTGATTGTTCCTCTTTTGTCGGGGAAGTGTTCCGGCATACGCTCTCTGTCGACCTCCCCCGTGTCTCTTACGATCAGGCCAAAGAAGGCCAAGAGATCGGGCTGAACGAGCTGCGCAAAGGTGACCTGCTGTTCTTCAGTGCGCGGGGGCTGGAGATCGGCCATGTGGCGATCTATGCAGGGAACAACAAATTGCTGCATACTTTCTCCAAAGAACGCGGCGTTCATTTTGACACGTTTGACGGTAAATGGAAGAAACGTTTCGTAACAGCTCGCAGGGTGTTTTAG
- a CDS encoding NAD(P)H-dependent oxidoreductase: protein MKHLIIYAHSNAESFNHAILETVVTTLKEKGDEVVVRDLYALDFQPVLKPEDTAAMRAGQTPADIKVEQEYISQSDTITFISPIWWTGLPAILKGYIDRVFAYGFAYTAGAEGINKLLTGKKGFIVNTHGTPNAIYDEIGMTAGLKLTSDTGIFDFVGIESVGHLLLGSIGYLDEDGYKGLLKQVQDTVKTVL, encoded by the coding sequence ATGAAACATCTTATCATCTATGCTCACTCTAACGCTGAAAGCTTTAACCACGCGATACTGGAAACGGTTGTAACGACCTTGAAGGAAAAAGGTGACGAAGTCGTTGTACGCGATCTGTACGCTCTTGATTTTCAACCGGTATTAAAACCTGAGGATACGGCTGCGATGAGAGCTGGACAAACGCCGGCTGATATCAAAGTAGAGCAGGAATATATCTCGCAGTCTGATACGATTACGTTTATTTCACCCATTTGGTGGACAGGTCTTCCTGCGATCCTGAAAGGTTATATTGATCGTGTATTTGCCTACGGCTTTGCATATACGGCTGGTGCAGAAGGGATTAATAAGCTGCTTACAGGTAAAAAAGGGTTTATCGTGAATACACATGGTACGCCCAACGCGATCTACGATGAAATTGGTATGACCGCAGGATTGAAGCTCACATCAGATACGGGTATTTTTGATTTTGTTGGAATTGAATCGGTCGGTCACTTGCTGCTTGGAAGTATCGGCTACCTTGATGAAGATGGTTACAAAGGATTGTTGAAACAAGTACAAGACACGGTTAAAACGGTGCTGTAA
- a CDS encoding MFS transporter, with product MKRLLWIGSLSYFLIGLAHVVVGSLLPVLLEHYGRTYTDGGSLIFAQFSGFLAGVLLSPWLARTFGKRRSLVFALLLLCAAEVLYSLLPPWGWLYAVGAVAGFGFGMVEALIGTIVIGGITQGTGAAMSRLEVFFGIGALAMPAIASQFIALGWWRLAFPIISLFAAVATIAWLRGSFGTLDALLDEQERRGDYHKRSTNSLESPTVKASISSPIGNWKLLALFIVFFFIYVGTEMSLANFLPSMFIERLGLTQAEAALSVTCFWLAMAFGRLFTGYIADRYGYGVFVALSSLAATLLLCVFPLIQGTAGAFVLIVLLGLGMSGIFSIALVFASKMMPGTEESTTSLLIGAGGVGGALLPLWLGNSMDHGGAVASAWLLAGFACILCLLGGILYALYVRKKRLQTASS from the coding sequence ATGAAACGACTACTATGGATCGGCAGCTTGTCTTATTTTTTAATTGGTCTAGCACATGTGGTTGTAGGCTCCCTACTGCCTGTGTTGCTAGAGCATTACGGTAGAACCTATACGGATGGCGGAAGCCTGATTTTCGCTCAATTTTCCGGCTTTCTGGCTGGAGTCCTACTGTCACCGTGGCTTGCCCGGACGTTCGGCAAACGCCGAAGTCTGGTATTTGCTCTACTTCTGCTGTGTGCGGCAGAAGTGCTGTATTCACTTCTGCCGCCCTGGGGCTGGCTATATGCCGTCGGGGCAGTAGCCGGATTTGGCTTTGGGATGGTAGAAGCACTCATTGGTACTATTGTTATTGGAGGTATTACTCAAGGAACGGGCGCGGCTATGAGCCGTCTGGAAGTCTTTTTCGGGATCGGCGCCTTGGCTATGCCCGCTATCGCTAGCCAATTCATTGCTCTAGGTTGGTGGCGACTGGCATTTCCCATCATCTCCTTGTTTGCAGCCGTAGCCACTATAGCTTGGCTGCGCGGGTCCTTCGGCACACTGGACGCTCTATTGGACGAACAGGAACGCCGAGGTGACTACCATAAGCGTTCCACTAATTCACTGGAGTCACCTACCGTAAAGGCTTCTATTAGCAGCCCTATAGGCAATTGGAAGCTACTTGCATTATTTATCGTTTTTTTCTTTATCTACGTAGGAACTGAGATGAGCCTGGCCAATTTCCTGCCCTCCATGTTTATCGAGCGACTCGGTCTCACACAAGCCGAAGCAGCACTCAGTGTCACCTGCTTTTGGTTGGCAATGGCCTTCGGACGGTTATTTACAGGCTACATTGCCGATCGATACGGCTACGGTGTCTTTGTCGCTCTGAGCTCACTGGCAGCGACCCTGCTGCTGTGTGTGTTCCCGTTGATCCAAGGCACTGCTGGTGCCTTTGTCCTTATCGTACTGCTGGGACTCGGCATGTCCGGCATCTTTTCCATCGCTCTTGTTTTTGCCAGCAAAATGATGCCAGGTACAGAAGAATCGACCACCAGCCTGCTTATCGGTGCAGGCGGAGTCGGAGGGGCCCTGCTGCCCTTATGGCTTGGAAACAGTATGGATCATGGAGGAGCAGTAGCTTCAGCTTGGTTACTGGCGGGATTTGCTTGTATCCTGTGCCTGCTTGGCGGTATCCTGTACGCCTTATATGTACGCAAAAAGCGGCTTCAAACCGCTTCATCATGA